A single window of Salvia splendens isolate huo1 chromosome 6, SspV2, whole genome shotgun sequence DNA harbors:
- the LOC121809325 gene encoding nuclear pore complex protein NUP1-like, producing the protein MNISGANLHDTTQSMVLRSTQEKDGTRYDSDFARIEQLIKGNTFTREEITHLMEILNSRVNKEEEQKLSSNAEDDGQLVPWRPEILITPSEGRQRYTEGTVIGYSREKSDVPVGVSASPIDLARAYMSRRTTEEGQDLHNSISNSERAQQTNEFTRKPLPFPSPSPKPSICWPGSVVHTRHGLTTPLGQRGRSRLQDFPRTPYSRTILSKSKTKLQADSQYANTSTPFRQSRESPYEQVKSRGETVDAYGSVGPIRRMRNKFASEIRPRGSIFLSSPKEIPLKAPTTQEFEGFLPSVEKNIVPGETSGVPKYLSGDNVSLPSDIGMSSMNLSASQAARKALEFLDRNKPTPKQKEAELRLVTGWGSSPDATDVSNVESRSSAHVEDPASHKNTDTSGPNFPSEFNKSSNKFNFSGNYHAKGMNEARDEATGITKGSGSIFSGSSNSTAGADTIPLFGHKTSGPQPRNWNKSLLQNALATTNDRETKTGSQFSLPPLSNGQDAKTTTEAEALKSHGMKPSLPSIFTQRTILRAASSDNGVGFTFPVSASAGVLSEPPTPSIMPSSSPNLTSQPSDTPSIPSYSFGSNKSAPSVVFSFPSTTSSASNQDDSDPIFSFGSDKGRLCFSSFGEDSICY; encoded by the exons ATGAATATTTCCGGCGCTAATTTGCACGACACTACTCAG TCTATGGTGCTAAGATCTACCCAAGAAAAGGATGGAACTCGGTATGATTCCGATTTTGCCAGAATCGAGCAGCTGATTAAAGGCAACACTTTCACTAG GGAGGAAATCACTCATTTGATGGAGATATTAAATTCAAGAGTGAATAAGGAGGAGGAACAAAAATTAAGCAGTAATGCTGAAGATGATGGTCAGCTTGTTCCATGGAGGCCTGAAATACTCATAACACCTTCTGAAGGGAGACAGAGATATACTGAGGGAACTGTGATTGGCTATTCTCGTGAAAAGTCAGAT GTTCCTGTTGGTGTAAGTGCTTCCCCAATTGATCTTGCTCGTGCATACATGTCTCGTCGTACCACTGAAGAAGGCCAAGATCTTCATAATTCCATATCTAACAGTGAAAGAGCACAACAAACCAATGAGTTTACAAGAAAGCCACTACCTTTTCCATCACCTTCACCTAAGCCATCCATATGTTGGCCTGGCTCTGTGGTGCACACACGTCATGGTCTTACTACACCACTGGGTCAGAGGGGGAGGAGCAGGCTTCAAGATTTTCCTAGAACCCCCTATTCAAGAACCATACTGTCAAAGTCCAAAACCAAG TTACAAGCTGATAGTCAGTATGCAAACACATCAACTCCCTTTCGACAATCTCGAGAATCCCCCTATGAGCAG GTGAAATCAAGGGGTGAGACAGTTGATGCTTATGGTTCAGTGGGACCTATTCGTCGTATGAGGAATAAATTTGCTTCTGAAATCCGTCCACGAGGATCCATTTTCCTGAGTTCGCCTAAAGAAATTCCTCTAAAAGCCCCTACAACCCAAGAATTTGAAGGTTTCTTACCTAGTGTAGAAAAGAATATTGTGCCAGGTGAAACTAGCGGTGTACCTAAATACTTGTCAGGGGACAATGTTTCACTACCCTCTGATATAGGTATGTCTAGCATGAACTTATCTGCTAGTCAGGCAGCTAGGAAAGCACTGGAATTTCTCGATAGAAACAAGCCAACCCCTAAGCAAAAGGAGGCTGAATTAAGGTTGGTGACTGGATGGGGATCTTCTCCTGATGCAACTGATGTCAGTAACGTAGAAAGTAGAAGCTCAGCACACGTTGAAGACCCTGCTTCCCACAAGAATACTGACACTTCCGGCCCAAATTTCCCTTCGGAATTCAATAAAAGTAGCAATAAGTTTAATTTTTCAGGAAATTATCATGCCAAAGGAATGAATGAAGCAAGAGATGAAGCTACCGGAATCACTAAAGGTTCTGGCTCAATTTTTAGTGGCTCTTCGAACAGCACTGCAGGTGCAGATACAATTCCTCTTTTCGGTCATAAAACTTCTGGTCCTCAGCCCCGAAATTGGAATAAG TCCTTGTTGCAGAATGCTCTTGCCACGACTAATGATAGAGAGACCAAGACAGGTTCGCAGTTTTCTCTTCCTCCTCTAAGTAATGGACAGGATGCAAAGACAACAACTGAAGCAGAAGCTTTGAAAAGTCACGGGATGAAACCTTCATTGCCGTCAATATTTACCCAGAGGACTATACTACGTGCAGCTTCCTCGGACAATGGAGTGGGGTTCACTTTCCCTGTTTCTGCTTCTGCAGGTGTGCTCTCAGAACCGCCAACGCCTTCTATCATGccatcttcttcaccaaattTAACATCCCAACCAAGCGATACTCCTAGTATTCCTTCTTACAGTTTTGGCTCTAACAAGTCAGCACCAAGTGTAGTGTTCTCGTTTCCATCAACGACAAGTAGTGCATCAAACCAAGATGATTCTGATCCTATATTTAGTTTTGGATCAGACAAGGGTAGATTGTGTTTTAGCTCTTTTGGAGAAGATTCCATTTGTTATTAA